The DNA window ACTTACATTTTTCGTTCTTGCGATTATCGCAGCAATCTTCGGTTTTGGCGGCATTGCCGGCGCATCGGCCGGAATCGCACAAATCCTGTTCTTCGTGTTCCTCGCACTGCTCGTTCTGAGCTTCGTGGCACGGGCTGTCAGGGGTCGCAGCGTCCTATAGCAGACGCAACCTGTTGATTGAATAATTTGGGGCGGTGCCTGTAACGGCTCCGCCCCAATTTTTTATTGCTAGGAGATTTTCATGAACACGACTGACACAGGCCCCTCGGCCAACAGCATCATCATCATTCTGCTGTCGATCCTCTTGCCGCCACTTGGTGTTGCGCTGTCGCGAGGCATTGGCACCCAATTCCTGATCAACATTGTGCTGACCATCCTTGGTTATGTGCCAGGTCTGGTGCACGCCGTGTGGCTTGCAGCGCGTCCTGCGGACTGACCACCGCCTGACCGGAATTACGACTTACATCAGTTTCGAGCCAGTCTTTCAAAGACTGGCTTTTTTCTTTTGCCGCATCCGCGTATGCAGGTCGCCATGAGCATTAGCGAACCACAATGCGTTGCGCCGACCAGCTGCCTTCTGGGGCAGAGCCCGGTATGGAGCGCCTCTGAAGGCCTTCTCTGGTGGGTAGACCCCAAGCGGGCCAAACTGCACCGCTATAAACCGAAGACCGGCAATACGCGCCGCTACGATCTGCCTCTCAAGGCAAGTGTGATTGCCCTGGCGGGAGGTGAGCTCCTGATGGCGGGGGATCTGGAGTGCGGTTTCTTCGATACCGAGACGGAAGAATATAACCGTCTCATCCAGCAGACCGATGTCGATGTCAGGGATCGAATCAATAGCGGCGGTGTCGGTCCAGATGGCAGTTTCTGGTTCTCGACGATGGACGGCGATGAGATTGAGGCCCGAAGTCGCTGGTTCCGGATGCTGCCGGATCGATCAGTTGAGGAAATTGCCATTCCGCCGGTGATTATTCCGTCAACGGTCTGCTTTTCTGCAGATGGCTCGACAATGTACACATCCGATACAACAGAGCAGGAAATCCTCGCTTTCGATTATGACGCGCCGGCGGGCCTCTCCAATCGGCGCGTCTTTGCGACCACCAGCAATGGCGCCGGGTACCCCGACGGGGCCGCGCTGGATGCTGAGGGCTGTATCTGGGTGGCTGAATGGGATG is part of the Henriciella litoralis genome and encodes:
- a CDS encoding DUF1328 domain-containing protein; amino-acid sequence: MLGWALTFFVLAIIAAIFGFGGIAGASAGIAQILFFVFLALLVLSFVARAVRGRSVL
- a CDS encoding SMP-30/gluconolactonase/LRE family protein, which produces MSISEPQCVAPTSCLLGQSPVWSASEGLLWWVDPKRAKLHRYKPKTGNTRRYDLPLKASVIALAGGELLMAGDLECGFFDTETEEYNRLIQQTDVDVRDRINSGGVGPDGSFWFSTMDGDEIEARSRWFRMLPDRSVEEIAIPPVIIPSTVCFSADGSTMYTSDTTEQEILAFDYDAPAGLSNRRVFATTSNGAGYPDGAALDAEGCIWVAEWDGARVVRYRSDGKLDRVVKLPTSRPTACCFGGPGLRTLYITTARTGLTTFQMDTQPFAGSLFALEVECPGNPCHSWTGR
- a CDS encoding YqaE/Pmp3 family membrane protein, which translates into the protein MNTTDTGPSANSIIIILLSILLPPLGVALSRGIGTQFLINIVLTILGYVPGLVHAVWLAARPAD